One part of the Ornithodoros turicata isolate Travis chromosome 2, ASM3712646v1, whole genome shotgun sequence genome encodes these proteins:
- the LOC135384002 gene encoding dentin sialophosphoprotein-like, producing MCPCFALLAVLAYSTCMRTLGEAAKLQAPQITISFGQPKHTEQEPMVLVGESGNATSNSDDAAIQAGTNDTVVGSIETSTSATNDEVATSAPENSPPEEGASDSGGSDVPECPCKNASSDTPHVQITMGEDGNSMSISVHNVGLGHLPSVGNDSSQNEETGNDEASSNSTASTVEKGDEALKWNETGSSSPEGEADSEAEGSPDSEGASGDSKGKSEYPTSPDSEGTSADSEANSEDSSSTDNEDTSVDSEEKGEDSKSPDSEGTSADSEAKSEDSSSPDGEGTTEISNSSPANEGSDKESSSSEGTSSAEAGSTPEGNDNIEPV from the exons ATGTGCCCATGCTTTGCGTTGTTGGCTGTTTTGG CCTATTCTACCTGTATGAGGACACTAGGAGAAGCTGCTAAGCTGCAGGCGCCACAAATCACTATCTCCTTTGGGCAACCAAAACATACCGAACAGGAGCCGATGGTTCTGGTAGGCGAAAGTGGCAACGCCACAAGCAACTCTGATGACGCAGCTATACAAGCTGGGACGAACGATACGGTTGTGGGAAGTATAGAGACTTCAACTTCTGCAACAAACGACGAAGTCGCGACTTCCGCCCCAGAAAATAGTCCTCCTGAAGAAGGAGCGTCGGACAGTGGAGGATCCGATGTGCCAGAATGTCCGTGCAAAAACGCTAGTTCTGATACACCACATGTTCAGATAACTATGGGTGAAGATGGAAATTCTATGTCTATTTCTGTGCACAATGTTGGATTGGGACATTTGCCTAGTGTCGGGAACGACTCCTCGCAGAACGAAGAGACAGGTAATGATGAAGCCAGCTCTAACAGTACTGCGAGCACGGTGGAAAAAGGTGATGAAGCGTTAAAGTGGAATGAGACTGGTAGTTCTAGTCCTGAAGGTGAAGCCGACAGTGAAGCGGAAGGTAGTCCAGACAGCGAAGGCGCCTCTGGTGATAGTAAAGGGAAAAGTGAATATCCTACTAGTCCAGACAGCGAAGGCACCTCTGCTGATAGTGAAGCAAACAGTGAAGATTCTAGCAGTACAGACAACGAAGACACATCTGTTGATAGTGAGGAAAAAGGTGAAGATTCTAAGAGTCCAGACAGCGAAGGCACCTCTGCTGATAGTGAAGCAAAAAGCGAAGATTCTAGTAGTCCTGACGGCGAAGGTACCACTGAAATATCTAATAGTTCTCCAGCGAACGAAGGA